The following coding sequences are from one Paenibacillus sp. JDR-2 window:
- a CDS encoding SDR family oxidoreductase, whose amino-acid sequence MSLRGKVAIVTGASRGIGRQIAVQLGEAGAKVVVNYSSNQQKANEVVQLIEQAGGEAAAIRGDIGKVSDVEGLFSETLERFGRIDILVNNAGIMDLAPIMNVTEEMFDRQFMINVKGTYFACQQAMKHMASGGTIINFSTSVSGAMLPTYSVYAATKGAVEQLTRQLAKEFGPKDIIINCIAPGQVSTELFLNGKSEELVDSFRRMNAFGRLGEPNDIANAVELLVSDKARWITGQTLRVNGGFN is encoded by the coding sequence ATGAGTTTACGTGGAAAAGTCGCAATTGTCACCGGTGCTTCGAGAGGGATCGGACGTCAAATCGCCGTTCAGCTCGGCGAAGCCGGCGCGAAAGTCGTTGTCAATTATTCCTCCAACCAACAGAAAGCAAATGAGGTTGTTCAATTAATCGAGCAAGCGGGCGGAGAAGCTGCTGCCATCCGTGGGGATATCGGCAAGGTTAGCGATGTGGAAGGGCTGTTCTCGGAGACGCTTGAGCGGTTCGGTCGCATAGATATTCTCGTGAATAATGCAGGGATTATGGATCTGGCGCCGATTATGAACGTAACGGAAGAAATGTTCGACCGGCAGTTCATGATAAATGTAAAAGGGACGTATTTCGCCTGCCAGCAAGCGATGAAGCATATGGCAAGCGGCGGGACGATTATTAATTTCTCTACCTCCGTATCCGGCGCGATGCTTCCGACTTACAGCGTTTATGCCGCAACTAAAGGTGCCGTTGAACAGTTAACCAGACAGCTGGCAAAGGAATTTGGCCCAAAAGATATTATCATCAACTGTATCGCACCGGGGCAGGTGTCGACCGAGCTGTTCCTGAACGGCAAATCCGAAGAGCTTGTGGATTCGTTCCGTCGCATGAACGCGTTTGGACGCCTTGGAGAGCCTAATGATATCGCCAATGCCGTAGAGCTGCTTGTCAGCGATAAAGCCCGCTGGATTACCGGACAGACGCTTCGCGTGAACGGCGGATTCAACTAA
- a CDS encoding AraC family transcriptional regulator has translation MDETLRMEQALRQLADLILRHAPSSGTFPTSVPNLSLMHATHLSEPLESVYKPSLCLVALGAKTATLGDETYRYDPMTFVVIAAELPIISKIVEASPEAPYLSLKLSFDPDVILDMVKESSHAAASPADASPGITMNRTSPGLLEAAVRLVQLLDTPEDIPVLAPLIVREILYRVLQSEHGSLIHSFAMIGSHSHNIAQAIRMINRQYAEPLVIDQLAKVASLSTSAFHKHFKRVTSMSPLQYQKTLRLQEARRLMLTETVHASEAAFRVGYESPSQFSREYARMYGRPPMLDIQEQRASAITGP, from the coding sequence ATGGACGAAACTTTGCGAATGGAGCAGGCATTACGGCAACTAGCGGACTTGATCCTGCGCCATGCTCCGTCAAGCGGCACGTTTCCCACATCTGTTCCTAATCTGTCATTGATGCATGCCACGCATTTGTCGGAGCCCCTGGAATCCGTATATAAGCCATCCCTTTGTCTTGTGGCACTAGGGGCAAAGACGGCTACTCTAGGAGACGAGACATACCGGTACGACCCGATGACTTTTGTTGTTATTGCTGCCGAATTGCCGATTATAAGCAAAATCGTAGAGGCTTCGCCCGAAGCCCCCTATTTAAGCTTAAAGCTAAGCTTCGACCCCGATGTCATTCTCGATATGGTAAAAGAAAGCAGCCATGCGGCTGCATCCCCAGCGGATGCCTCACCGGGCATAACGATGAACCGCACGTCTCCGGGCTTGCTCGAAGCCGCCGTCAGGCTCGTTCAGCTGCTGGATACGCCGGAAGACATCCCGGTTCTCGCTCCGCTTATTGTCCGCGAGATCCTGTACCGCGTGCTGCAAAGCGAGCATGGCTCGCTTATTCACTCCTTTGCCATGATTGGCAGCCATTCGCATAACATTGCGCAAGCGATTCGGATGATTAACCGGCAATATGCGGAGCCGCTTGTCATCGATCAGCTGGCCAAGGTAGCAAGCCTCAGCACTTCGGCTTTTCACAAACATTTCAAGCGCGTAACGTCGATGAGCCCGCTGCAATATCAGAAAACCCTGCGCCTTCAGGAAGCAAGACGCTTAATGCTGACGGAAACGGTGCATGCTTCGGAAGCCGCCTTCCGCGTTGGATACGAAAGCCCGTCTCAGTTCAGCCGCGAATATGCCCGCATGTACGGGCGGCCGCCGATGCTGGATATACAGGAGCAACGTGCGTCAGCAATAACAGGGCCATGA
- a CDS encoding SRPBCC family protein — MGYSEKIVGKTASVGFQIGVRRTLPVSPETAWTFLTSAKGLKLWIGNVKDISIEAGETFQSTEGISGELRIVKPLQQLRLKWSKPGWEKPSTLQIRLISSHPGKTTVSFHQENLDHAATREQMKLHWEDVLNDMLQITKAN, encoded by the coding sequence ATGGGATATTCCGAAAAAATCGTTGGTAAAACGGCCTCGGTCGGTTTTCAGATTGGAGTCCGCAGGACGCTGCCTGTTTCTCCTGAAACAGCTTGGACATTTCTCACTTCGGCTAAAGGCTTGAAGTTATGGATTGGAAACGTCAAAGATATATCGATTGAAGCGGGCGAGACGTTTCAAAGTACCGAAGGGATATCGGGAGAATTGAGAATTGTTAAGCCTCTGCAGCAGCTGCGCCTGAAGTGGTCAAAGCCAGGCTGGGAGAAGCCTTCGACCTTGCAAATTCGGCTAATCTCCAGCCATCCGGGGAAAACAACGGTAAGCTTCCATCAGGAAAACCTGGATCATGCGGCTACACGTGAGCAGATGAAGCTGCATTGGGAGGATGTACTGAACGATATGCTGCAGATAACGAAAGCAAACTAA
- a CDS encoding TetR/AcrR family transcriptional regulator, translating into MISLDNKVKLMQAAIDLMAEKGYKGVSTKEIATVAGVSEMTLFRNFANKLNLLDKAVEHFHYSIEMNRIFQEEVVWDIRADLLLVSEMYHELMERNRKLFLIVLADNDLADIRQKAQKHPRILLELLMNYFTEMQRQHKMIDTDAETQAITFMWMNYGAFISRLYTAEAVTKVTREMFAESSVDLFVRALSR; encoded by the coding sequence GTGATTAGTTTGGACAACAAAGTAAAACTCATGCAGGCCGCGATCGATTTAATGGCGGAGAAGGGTTATAAAGGCGTATCCACCAAGGAGATTGCCACGGTGGCAGGCGTAAGCGAGATGACGTTATTCCGGAACTTCGCCAATAAGCTGAATCTGCTCGACAAGGCTGTTGAGCATTTCCATTATTCGATCGAAATGAACCGGATTTTTCAAGAAGAAGTGGTATGGGATATACGGGCAGATTTGCTGCTCGTAAGCGAAATGTATCACGAGTTGATGGAGCGCAACCGCAAGCTGTTTTTAATAGTTCTCGCGGACAACGATTTGGCTGACATTAGGCAGAAGGCGCAGAAGCATCCCCGGATTTTGCTCGAGCTTCTAATGAATTATTTTACGGAAATGCAAAGACAGCACAAAATGATCGACACGGATGCGGAAACGCAGGCCATCACGTTTATGTGGATGAATTACGGGGCTTTTATCTCACGCTTGTATACGGCTGAGGCTGTCACTAAGGTTACGAGAGAGATGTTCGCGGAATCCAGCGTTGATTTGTTTGTACGGGCTTTAAGCCGATAA